In Niallia sp. FSL W8-0635, one genomic interval encodes:
- a CDS encoding methyl-accepting chemotaxis protein gives MEAILLAIIVILLVTTVYFAYRYFSLKHHPSINKEIINGMKEIAAGNRSGKVDGTSSYHITFNELIAFLDQVREKFFSFSKNVHTKGENLAGIGENAMEKADIVRAAIDEVGRGLQKQLVATEESALSMEEMAQAIEDLSIRSNQISEQSNTTLELTQEGNVKLKDSLEKMEQFNQTINTTFHAINKLGEKSQEIGTIVKVITGISEQINLLALNAAIEAARAGEHGKGFAVVADEVRKLAEQSRQSSSEVSNIVRNIQEETGIVVNSMQQGTEEFKDTNTNILEVGTMFEQILSTTKVIAENNENSSASTEELSSASQQIMTTIVQIAAISRESVEMFEELIGISDGELQTIQKLVQEAENLLELKNDVDKLLSTWNQGVETEVGQQIEGKSSVAS, from the coding sequence ATGGAGGCTATATTATTAGCTATTATTGTTATCTTATTGGTGACAACAGTGTATTTTGCTTACCGATATTTTTCGCTGAAACATCATCCATCTATTAACAAAGAAATAATAAACGGGATGAAAGAAATAGCTGCAGGAAATAGAAGTGGCAAAGTAGATGGGACAAGCTCTTATCATATTACATTTAATGAACTAATTGCGTTTTTAGATCAAGTAAGGGAAAAGTTTTTTTCTTTTTCAAAAAATGTCCATACAAAAGGAGAAAATCTAGCTGGAATTGGTGAAAATGCCATGGAGAAAGCTGATATTGTCCGAGCAGCAATTGATGAGGTAGGTAGAGGATTACAAAAACAATTAGTAGCAACAGAGGAAAGCGCCCTATCGATGGAAGAAATGGCTCAGGCTATTGAAGATTTATCAATAAGATCTAATCAAATTTCCGAACAGTCTAATACGACTTTAGAATTGACACAAGAAGGAAATGTGAAGTTAAAGGATTCATTAGAAAAAATGGAGCAGTTTAACCAAACAATCAATACAACCTTTCATGCCATTAATAAGCTTGGAGAAAAGTCTCAAGAAATTGGTACAATTGTAAAAGTAATTACCGGAATATCTGAGCAAATTAACTTATTGGCATTGAATGCAGCGATAGAAGCAGCTCGTGCGGGGGAACATGGTAAAGGTTTTGCAGTCGTAGCAGATGAGGTGCGAAAACTGGCTGAACAGTCTCGTCAATCATCTTCTGAAGTATCAAATATTGTAAGAAATATTCAAGAGGAAACAGGGATAGTTGTGAATTCAATGCAGCAAGGTACAGAAGAGTTTAAAGACACGAACACGAATATTTTAGAAGTTGGTACGATGTTCGAACAAATTCTCTCTACTACAAAGGTCATTGCTGAAAATAATGAAAATTCTTCTGCGAGCACAGAAGAATTATCCTCGGCTTCTCAACAAATCATGACAACGATTGTTCAGATAGCGGCTATTTCGCGAGAATCTGTTGAAATGTTTGAGGAATTAATCGGGATTAGTGATGGAGAGCTACAAACGATTCAAAAACTAGTTCAGGAAGCGGAGAATCTTTTGGAATTGAAAAATGATGTAGACAAACTACTTTCGACGTGGAATCAGGGTGTTGAAACAGAAGTGGGTCAACAAATTGAAGGTAAGAGTAGTGTAGCCAGTTAA
- a CDS encoding PHP domain-containing protein: MIDLHIHSEYSDGSWNPREIVEDSIKKGLKIISITDHDVLAGYEEALFYRNNSLKIIPGIELNTDGPLGELHILGYNFDPENPSLREHVSWRVEDRLQWGKRIVAKLKMLGFNISFENCLARVGKGVLVRTHIADELVEAGYFHSSKQAYEELLKKGKTGFVERGNFSAVDAIKLIHEAGGLAFLAHPGIYKHKFNVQHLIDSGLDGIEVYHSKHSKEDQEYWRGLAVERNLLISGGSDFHGPESRNPFPIGSVEIEDPQILVRFDDMVP, from the coding sequence ATGATTGATTTGCATATTCATTCTGAATACTCAGATGGTTCCTGGAATCCTCGAGAGATAGTAGAAGATAGTATAAAAAAGGGGCTAAAAATCATTTCGATTACCGATCATGATGTATTGGCGGGTTATGAAGAGGCTCTATTCTATAGAAATAATAGCTTGAAAATTATTCCTGGGATTGAATTGAATACAGATGGTCCTTTAGGAGAGCTGCATATTTTAGGCTACAACTTTGATCCAGAGAATCCAAGCTTAAGAGAACATGTCTCTTGGAGAGTGGAGGATCGGTTGCAATGGGGGAAAAGAATTGTAGCGAAATTGAAGATGCTTGGTTTTAATATTTCTTTTGAGAATTGTCTTGCACGTGTAGGGAAGGGAGTTCTTGTTAGAACACATATTGCAGATGAGTTAGTGGAAGCTGGATACTTTCACAGCAGTAAACAGGCGTATGAGGAACTTTTAAAAAAAGGGAAAACAGGATTTGTAGAAAGAGGAAACTTTTCCGCAGTGGACGCCATTAAGCTAATCCATGAGGCTGGTGGTCTTGCCTTTCTTGCTCATCCTGGAATTTATAAGCATAAATTTAATGTTCAGCACTTAATCGATTCTGGATTGGATGGAATCGAAGTCTATCACTCCAAACATTCTAAGGAGGACCAAGAATATTGGAGGGGATTAGCGGTAGAAAGGAATCTCCTGATTTCTGGAGGAAGTGATTTTCATGGACCAGAATCGCGGAATCCGTTTCCGATTGGGAGTGTGGAGATAGAAGATCCTCAGATTCTAGTGCGGTTTGATGATATGGTTCCTTAA
- a CDS encoding ABC transporter substrate-binding protein, with protein sequence MRKWMLVLMFGILMAFAAGCGSKESSETSNASEDTNNTEAKVEGSLHFYTSQPDADAAKLVEGFQAKYPDVKVETFRSGTEEVISKIKAEKMAGKIQADVLLVADAVTFESLKEEDMLQAYETEEATEIPSELIDPDHTYFGTKVMATGLVVNTENVKEMPTSWNALTSKEVKGKIIMPSPLYSGAAAYNLGVFTRQDTFGWDFYKNIAANDVTVTKGNGDVLKGVAGGEKDYGMIVDYLVTRAKAEGSPVELIYPEEGVPVITEPIGIMKDAQNVEAAKAFVDFVLSEDGQKLAAELGYTPIRKGIEAPEGLKTIDEIKVLSADVQELYKTRDADKKEFETVISE encoded by the coding sequence ATGCGTAAATGGATGCTTGTATTAATGTTTGGAATATTGATGGCTTTTGCTGCAGGCTGCGGTAGTAAGGAAAGCAGTGAGACAAGTAATGCTTCAGAAGATACGAATAATACAGAGGCGAAGGTAGAGGGATCTCTCCATTTTTATACTTCTCAGCCGGATGCAGATGCGGCCAAATTGGTAGAAGGATTTCAAGCTAAATATCCTGATGTAAAGGTAGAAACCTTCCGCTCTGGTACAGAAGAAGTAATCTCAAAAATTAAAGCAGAAAAAATGGCTGGAAAGATTCAGGCTGATGTACTGTTGGTTGCGGATGCAGTAACATTTGAAAGCTTAAAGGAAGAAGATATGCTTCAAGCATATGAAACAGAAGAAGCTACTGAAATCCCTTCAGAGCTTATTGATCCAGACCATACTTACTTTGGAACAAAGGTTATGGCTACAGGCTTAGTAGTAAATACGGAAAATGTTAAAGAAATGCCTACGAGTTGGAATGCGCTGACTTCTAAAGAGGTAAAAGGAAAAATTATTATGCCAAGTCCGTTATACTCTGGTGCTGCTGCTTATAATTTAGGTGTGTTTACACGTCAAGATACATTTGGCTGGGATTTTTATAAAAATATTGCTGCAAACGATGTAACAGTAACAAAGGGGAATGGCGATGTACTTAAAGGTGTTGCCGGCGGAGAAAAGGACTATGGAATGATTGTTGACTATCTCGTTACACGTGCTAAAGCAGAGGGATCTCCAGTTGAGCTCATTTATCCAGAAGAGGGTGTGCCAGTTATTACGGAACCAATTGGAATCATGAAGGACGCACAAAATGTAGAAGCAGCAAAGGCTTTTGTTGATTTCGTTCTTTCAGAAGATGGTCAAAAGCTTGCTGCAGAGCTTGGCTATACTCCAATTCGTAAAGGGATAGAAGCTCCTGAAGGACTAAAAACAATTGATGAAATAAAGGTCCTTTCGGCAGATGTGCAGGAATTGTATAAGACAAGAGATGCTGATAAAAAAGAATTTGAAACAGTTATCAGCGAATAG
- a CDS encoding ABC transporter ATP-binding protein produces MIRIDGLKKNYGNYTALENIDLELLNGEFIAILGPSGCGKTTLLRLLAGFMKPTEGTISIDDEIAASSSKLVPPEKRNISMVFQSFALWPHMTVEEHIRFPLKHHRFGKTNAKEEQEKRVSEALEMVGLSHLKDRYPAELSGGQKQRVALARAIVPKPSLLLMDEPLSALDAELRMEMRREIGAIHRKMGTTIIYVTHDQGEALAMADRIVVMNHGKIEQIGTPESIYNTPQSVFVSTFVGKGNLIKGEWVNEDKFIPADFPAVSWTDIGIAKEIKAQNLYPVRPEQWKLGEVDQNQMTGIVQFAQFQGNEIHYSIQSGEEMINVYASVFEKRFLPGDSVSLKIYTGTAQKAVLVGSR; encoded by the coding sequence GTGATTCGAATTGATGGGTTAAAAAAGAATTATGGAAATTATACGGCTCTTGAGAATATTGATTTGGAGCTATTAAACGGAGAATTTATCGCTATACTTGGTCCTTCTGGATGTGGGAAGACTACATTGCTACGGCTTTTGGCAGGATTCATGAAACCAACAGAAGGAACAATTTCCATAGACGATGAAATAGCAGCAAGCTCCAGTAAACTTGTCCCACCTGAAAAAAGGAATATTAGTATGGTATTTCAATCTTTTGCATTATGGCCGCATATGACAGTAGAAGAGCATATTCGATTTCCCCTAAAGCATCATCGATTTGGCAAAACAAATGCGAAGGAGGAGCAGGAAAAAAGGGTCTCTGAAGCATTAGAAATGGTAGGACTTTCTCATTTGAAAGATCGTTATCCTGCTGAACTTTCCGGTGGACAAAAACAACGTGTTGCACTAGCACGGGCAATCGTTCCAAAGCCGTCTCTTCTCTTGATGGATGAGCCGTTAAGTGCGCTTGATGCAGAACTTCGAATGGAAATGAGAAGAGAGATTGGCGCGATTCACCGAAAAATGGGTACAACAATTATCTATGTTACTCATGATCAAGGGGAAGCATTGGCGATGGCCGATAGAATTGTTGTAATGAACCATGGGAAGATAGAGCAGATAGGTACACCTGAAAGTATTTATAATACTCCGCAGTCCGTATTTGTGTCCACTTTTGTTGGGAAAGGCAATCTAATAAAAGGGGAGTGGGTGAATGAGGATAAATTTATTCCAGCTGATTTTCCTGCTGTTTCTTGGACAGATATTGGCATAGCAAAGGAAATAAAAGCTCAAAATCTTTATCCTGTTCGCCCGGAGCAATGGAAGCTTGGCGAGGTGGATCAGAATCAGATGACTGGAATTGTTCAATTTGCCCAATTTCAAGGGAATGAAATCCATTACAGCATTCAGTCTGGTGAAGAGATGATTAATGTTTATGCTTCTGTTTTTGAAAAAAGATTCCTACCAGGTGACTCTGTTTCATTAAAAATATATACTGGCACAGCCCAAAAAGCTGTTTTAGTAGGTAGCAGGTAG
- a CDS encoding pyridoxal phosphate-dependent decarboxylase family protein, producing the protein MKEIQQLFPSMDGNNFQREELLSYFKTILTKIDELKDPNKLTLGEMPEYTEDYYNRVIEKADVPKTGVSMEEVMQKLLKLVEGHRYVNRNYVANAAPLPNIASIIGNLVMVLVNGNNLWDVEGPAAATAEVEITSMLSKLIGYDENLSAGYTTWGGQGAVFNSLRLAIARYAPSSNQKGIPKNLYCFCSELSHYSLYKSVEASGLGVENMIRVKVNQDHSMNLQDLKEKMEQVISKGGVPLYILATMGTTDTFGIDDIEAMKHLAEELERKHGLSPIYIHADSAMGGMYTFFNAYDFDNNPLQLEDNVKVVLKSYQQKFKQIKLADSMVFDFHKLGQTPYITSLFLIKNRENLKYVDLDEEETPYVGNRGYGSYHTGYTLECSRMGSALSIYASLLAFGIEGYQKLLANYLRVNMKFRETLTREISNVAITNEVSPITTFRFYPETSKWKDESGGLLTVEEINEINQFNDEFAEIIGAERDTVFFGNTKKQRLVEAADSNKRVSIYAHKFFTISPYSTMEEVDRYVEFLKEHLVFFQKTKTVVFH; encoded by the coding sequence ATGAAGGAAATACAACAATTGTTCCCAAGCATGGACGGGAACAACTTTCAAAGAGAGGAATTATTGTCCTACTTTAAAACCATTTTAACGAAAATAGATGAATTAAAGGATCCTAACAAACTAACGCTAGGAGAAATGCCAGAATACACAGAGGACTACTATAATCGTGTTATTGAAAAGGCAGATGTTCCGAAAACGGGTGTATCCATGGAGGAAGTGATGCAGAAGCTTCTAAAATTAGTGGAAGGACATCGATATGTAAATCGAAACTATGTAGCCAATGCGGCGCCCCTTCCGAATATTGCTAGTATCATTGGGAATTTAGTGATGGTGCTTGTCAATGGGAACAACCTTTGGGATGTAGAAGGTCCGGCGGCCGCTACAGCGGAGGTAGAAATAACAAGTATGCTGTCCAAGCTAATTGGCTATGATGAAAACCTAAGTGCTGGATATACAACTTGGGGAGGACAAGGAGCGGTGTTTAATTCTTTACGCCTTGCAATTGCCCGTTATGCACCTTCCTCTAATCAAAAGGGGATTCCGAAAAATCTTTATTGCTTCTGTTCAGAGTTATCCCACTACAGCTTGTATAAATCTGTAGAAGCATCGGGGCTTGGGGTAGAAAACATGATTCGTGTGAAGGTGAATCAGGATCATTCTATGAATCTCCAAGATTTAAAAGAAAAAATGGAGCAGGTAATTTCAAAAGGCGGTGTTCCACTTTATATACTTGCAACAATGGGAACAACTGATACATTTGGGATTGATGATATAGAGGCCATGAAGCATCTAGCGGAAGAGCTAGAGCGCAAGCATGGTCTAAGCCCCATCTATATTCATGCCGACTCAGCAATGGGAGGAATGTACACCTTCTTTAATGCGTACGACTTTGATAATAACCCACTTCAATTGGAAGACAATGTTAAGGTAGTATTGAAATCCTATCAGCAGAAGTTTAAGCAGATCAAGCTTGCAGATAGTATGGTCTTTGATTTTCATAAGCTAGGTCAAACTCCGTATATTACGAGTTTATTTTTAATTAAAAATAGAGAGAATCTGAAGTATGTTGATTTAGACGAAGAGGAAACTCCGTATGTTGGGAATCGTGGTTATGGAAGTTATCATACAGGCTACACATTAGAATGTTCGCGAATGGGAAGTGCTCTTTCCATTTATGCATCTTTATTAGCATTTGGGATAGAAGGGTATCAAAAGCTTCTAGCCAACTATCTTCGCGTTAATATGAAATTTAGAGAGACGTTAACAAGGGAAATTTCAAATGTGGCAATTACGAATGAAGTTTCGCCGATTACAACATTCCGCTTTTATCCTGAAACTTCTAAATGGAAGGATGAATCAGGTGGACTTTTAACAGTGGAAGAAATAAATGAAATTAATCAATTTAATGACGAGTTTGCCGAAATAATTGGTGCTGAACGAGATACCGTCTTCTTTGGAAATACAAAAAAACAGCGTCTTGTAGAAGCAGCCGATTCCAATAAGCGAGTATCTATATATGCACATAAGTTTTTCACAATCTCTCCTTATTCAACGATGGAAGAGGTAGATCGTTATGTTGAATTTTTAAAAGAGCATCTCGTCTTTTTCCAGAAAACAAAAACAGTGGTTTTTCATTAA
- the surE gene encoding 5'/3'-nucleotidase SurE, whose product MKILVTNDDGIFAPGLQALVEVLQHFADVYVVCPDQERSAVSHSITLRVPLKAKPLPLFPGVKGCWAVNGTPADCVKLGIEVLMKQQPDFVISGINLGPNLGRDLYYSGTMAGAIEGLLYGIPAVAVSLNAFSDMDINYEKVKRLFYPIMEVLLQNKIPKGIFLNVNLPYLSREMCKGVRIVPLDMKVARYSYVGLNDPHGQVYYWLKDQLHNMKDFEEDSDFLLLRTGFVTVSPIEFRTFHKRKQEQIERWFSHLNFASTDEEEIDYA is encoded by the coding sequence ATGAAGATTCTAGTGACAAACGATGATGGCATTTTTGCTCCTGGTCTTCAGGCGTTGGTTGAAGTGTTGCAGCATTTTGCTGATGTATATGTGGTCTGTCCAGATCAGGAAAGAAGCGCAGTCAGTCATTCGATTACGTTGAGAGTGCCTTTAAAGGCAAAGCCGCTTCCCCTTTTTCCTGGTGTAAAAGGTTGTTGGGCAGTTAATGGAACACCAGCAGATTGTGTGAAGCTGGGGATTGAAGTACTAATGAAGCAGCAGCCTGACTTTGTTATTTCCGGAATAAATCTTGGACCAAATCTAGGTCGTGACCTTTATTACTCAGGAACAATGGCTGGGGCTATAGAAGGATTACTTTACGGCATTCCTGCTGTGGCAGTATCATTAAATGCCTTTTCTGACATGGACATTAATTATGAAAAAGTAAAAAGGCTATTTTATCCTATTATGGAGGTGCTTTTGCAGAACAAGATTCCAAAGGGGATTTTCTTGAATGTAAATTTACCTTATTTATCAAGGGAGATGTGTAAGGGAGTCCGTATTGTTCCACTTGATATGAAGGTTGCTCGCTATTCCTATGTCGGTTTAAACGACCCCCATGGACAAGTTTACTATTGGTTAAAGGATCAGCTACATAATATGAAAGATTTTGAGGAGGATAGTGACTTTCTTTTACTAAGAACAGGGTTTGTCACTGTATCACCGATTGAGTTTAGGACGTTTCATAAAAGAAAACAAGAACAAATTGAACGATGGTTTTCCCATTTAAATTTTGCTAGTACAGATGAGGAGGAAATAGATTATGCGTAA
- a CDS encoding ABC transporter permease, with amino-acid sequence MNSHVQSSERKTEALSPFSFSYFTRNWWGVPGFLLLIFVFLLPVCRLVWLSVSNGEEVGLMLYQEVLLEKATWRTIQNTIIITISSTVLSLVIGVGLAFTMAYMNIRAKKWLQLLIFLPFLIPSYISTLAWVQFFGGNGPIQFLFNESVNLYSMGGIIFVLGLSHYPLVYLMSVEVFRRIPRELKYAASTSGASGGVVFRKVILPMALPGIASGGILAFLSNIDNFGIPAFLGIPANIRVLSTYIYEQIIGYGPSAFSRAAVLSVILGVIALIGTVVQWAIIRKSNVSETTARDTEPRYYLTRGWRNVAESALWIFLLLTTLVPLIVMASTSFIRAYGLSLSWENLSLKNYRYLLFEDAKTGSAIGNSVTLALATMLICMVIGTVIAYIRFKKPSFFVKASEIIVTIPYALPGTVFALAIILMWLQPLPGVQPGVYGTIWILLIAYITRFTVLQMRGSLTAFSQIDPSMEEAARTSGARAYVKWKSILFPLLMPGVLSGAALVFLTALTELTVSSLLWSSGSETIGVVIFSFEQAGYSTYSTAFSTLIVTAVLTMGILFVLFEKIWKKRVMKSDSN; translated from the coding sequence ATGAACTCACATGTTCAGAGTTCAGAAAGGAAAACGGAAGCTTTATCTCCGTTCTCCTTTTCTTATTTTACCCGTAATTGGTGGGGCGTTCCCGGCTTTCTGTTGCTTATCTTTGTATTTTTGCTTCCTGTTTGTCGTCTTGTTTGGCTGAGTGTTTCCAATGGAGAAGAAGTTGGTCTCATGCTTTATCAGGAAGTACTATTAGAAAAAGCAACCTGGAGGACGATTCAAAATACCATTATTATTACGATTTCCAGTACAGTACTTTCCTTAGTTATAGGAGTAGGGCTTGCCTTTACAATGGCTTATATGAATATCCGGGCAAAAAAATGGCTGCAATTGCTTATCTTTTTACCGTTTTTAATCCCCTCCTATATCTCAACACTTGCTTGGGTTCAGTTTTTTGGAGGAAATGGTCCCATCCAGTTTCTATTTAATGAATCTGTTAATTTGTACAGTATGGGAGGAATTATTTTTGTACTTGGGCTTTCTCATTATCCCCTTGTGTATTTGATGAGTGTGGAGGTATTTCGTCGTATTCCAAGAGAGCTGAAATATGCTGCCAGCACTTCCGGAGCGTCTGGTGGAGTTGTATTTCGAAAAGTTATCCTTCCAATGGCGCTGCCAGGGATTGCTAGTGGTGGTATTCTTGCTTTTCTATCTAATATTGATAACTTTGGCATTCCTGCTTTTCTTGGTATTCCAGCAAATATTCGTGTATTAAGTACTTATATTTATGAACAAATAATTGGATATGGACCATCTGCCTTTTCCAGAGCCGCTGTACTTTCCGTTATTCTTGGCGTGATCGCGTTAATTGGTACAGTGGTGCAATGGGCGATTATTAGAAAAAGTAATGTAAGTGAAACAACTGCAAGAGATACAGAGCCAAGATATTATCTCACGCGGGGGTGGAGGAACGTTGCGGAGTCAGCGCTATGGATTTTCTTGTTGCTCACAACCCTTGTGCCGTTGATTGTTATGGCTTCTACCTCCTTTATCAGGGCATATGGATTATCGCTTTCGTGGGAAAATCTTTCTTTGAAAAATTACCGATATCTGCTATTTGAAGATGCTAAAACCGGTTCAGCGATAGGGAATAGCGTAACCCTAGCACTTGCTACTATGTTAATCTGTATGGTTATTGGAACAGTGATTGCCTATATTCGCTTTAAAAAGCCATCCTTTTTTGTGAAGGCTTCGGAAATCATTGTTACTATTCCGTATGCTTTGCCAGGAACGGTATTTGCCTTGGCGATTATTTTAATGTGGCTTCAGCCATTACCAGGTGTGCAACCAGGAGTCTATGGAACGATATGGATTTTATTGATTGCTTATATAACTAGATTTACGGTTCTACAAATGAGAGGAAGCCTGACTGCCTTTTCGCAAATTGATCCTTCTATGGAGGAAGCAGCAAGAACTTCAGGAGCAAGGGCGTATGTTAAATGGAAAAGTATCCTTTTTCCACTACTTATGCCTGGAGTATTAAGCGGGGCTGCTCTTGTGTTTTTGACTGCTCTAACGGAGCTTACGGTTTCAAGTCTTTTATGGTCAAGCGGCTCTGAAACGATTGGTGTTGTCATCTTTAGTTTTGAGCAAGCTGGATACTCCACTTATTCCACAGCATTTTCAACATTGATTGTAACAGCAGTATTAACAATGGGGATTTTGTTTGTTCTTTTCGAAAAAATATGGAAGAAGAGGGTGATGAAGAGTGATTCGAATTGA
- a CDS encoding sugar phosphate isomerase/epimerase family protein produces the protein MVMHFASTLAWAYPVDEVVQLAKQSELSGLEIWAEQVWFHGTNPEKIRKANRDQSINLTMHAASWDLNICSIEKEIRESSVRQIQHSIKLADEIGADSITFHPGRLTLPQMKQEIYETLMMESIFTLIETAKQYKKTLSIELMEVKAKEFVTSPDTMNRLIASFIPELKTTFDVAHISEGAPERAFADLINVDKIHVSDNTESQLHVPLGTGILDRNMLREFFAITSLPVVVEGFDASENLNWWKHNLHYLKSLAMQKEVPQ, from the coding sequence ATGGTTATGCATTTTGCTTCAACGTTAGCTTGGGCTTATCCGGTAGACGAAGTGGTACAGCTTGCCAAACAGAGCGAACTATCAGGACTGGAGATTTGGGCGGAACAGGTCTGGTTTCACGGGACAAACCCAGAAAAAATCCGTAAAGCGAATCGAGATCAGTCTATCAACCTGACTATGCATGCCGCAAGCTGGGACTTGAACATTTGCTCTATAGAAAAAGAAATAAGAGAAAGCTCTGTAAGGCAAATTCAACATTCCATTAAGCTAGCAGATGAGATAGGTGCAGACTCTATTACATTCCACCCAGGGAGGCTGACTCTTCCCCAGATGAAACAGGAAATATATGAGACTTTAATGATGGAATCTATTTTTACTTTAATAGAAACAGCGAAGCAGTATAAGAAAACCCTTAGCATAGAATTAATGGAGGTAAAAGCAAAGGAATTTGTGACAAGCCCTGATACGATGAATCGATTGATTGCAAGCTTTATACCGGAACTGAAAACAACCTTTGATGTTGCTCATATTTCGGAGGGAGCTCCCGAGCGTGCCTTTGCCGACTTAATAAATGTGGACAAAATTCATGTTAGTGATAATACCGAAAGTCAGCTACATGTTCCCCTTGGTACTGGCATACTAGATCGTAATATGCTGAGAGAGTTTTTTGCTATCACATCTCTCCCCGTAGTGGTCGAAGGTTTCGATGCATCGGAAAATCTAAATTGGTGGAAGCATAATCTTCACTATTTAAAAAGCCTGGCAATGCAGAAGGAGGTGCCTCAATGA
- a CDS encoding sodium-dependent transporter, whose amino-acid sequence MAQQEQWRSKIGFVLAAAGSAIGLGAIWKFPYVAGTGGGGAFLLLFLVFTLVLGMPLLLGEFMIGRMGQSNPVQTYGKLALNPKWNFIGKLGVFTSFLLLSFYSVVGGWIILYIVKLLSGGLAGLTQDQYGELFGDIISNPYPTIAAQLVFMLVTILVVAQGIQKGIELASKVMMPALLLLFLILVIRSLSLDGAMEGVKFLLVPDFSKLTSESILFALGQAFFTLSLGVSVMLTYASYLPKTQNLPQSAISIIILNIVIALLAGLAIFPGVFSFGMEPNAGPVLIFSVLPAVFAHMPFGMLFFLAFLLLFLFAAFTSAFSMIEIIVSAVTKNDASKRKKSTWIIGMLIFIVGVPSCLSYGVLADVHLFNKTIFDLMDYTVSNILMPLGALLIAIFVSRKIPREDLFAELKQGSNVRYTFFSICYFLLKYIVPIAIIVVFLDAAGLSDWIIALFK is encoded by the coding sequence ATGGCACAACAAGAGCAATGGAGATCAAAAATAGGATTTGTTTTAGCGGCAGCTGGATCAGCGATAGGATTAGGAGCTATATGGAAATTCCCTTATGTTGCTGGAACAGGTGGCGGCGGAGCCTTTCTCTTATTATTTTTAGTTTTTACATTAGTATTGGGAATGCCCTTATTATTAGGAGAATTTATGATTGGGAGAATGGGACAAAGTAATCCGGTTCAAACATATGGCAAGCTAGCATTAAATCCAAAGTGGAACTTTATCGGGAAACTCGGTGTTTTTACAAGCTTTTTACTGCTATCATTTTATAGCGTTGTTGGTGGCTGGATTATTTTATACATTGTGAAGCTTTTGAGCGGTGGATTAGCTGGATTGACTCAGGATCAATATGGAGAGCTTTTTGGCGACATTATTTCTAACCCATATCCGACTATTGCGGCACAGCTTGTATTTATGCTTGTCACAATCCTTGTCGTTGCTCAAGGGATTCAAAAAGGGATTGAGTTAGCAAGTAAAGTCATGATGCCAGCGTTATTGCTTTTGTTTTTAATATTAGTGATTCGTTCTTTAAGCTTGGATGGAGCAATGGAGGGTGTGAAATTTTTACTTGTACCAGATTTTTCAAAGCTGACATCTGAGAGTATCCTATTTGCCCTTGGGCAGGCATTTTTCACATTATCTTTAGGTGTTTCGGTTATGCTTACATATGCTTCTTATTTACCTAAAACACAAAATCTACCTCAATCAGCTATTTCTATTATTATCTTAAATATTGTTATAGCTTTATTAGCAGGATTAGCTATTTTTCCAGGTGTTTTCTCCTTTGGCATGGAACCGAATGCAGGGCCGGTTTTAATATTCTCGGTTTTACCTGCAGTGTTTGCCCATATGCCTTTTGGGATGCTTTTCTTCTTGGCATTTTTACTATTATTCTTATTTGCCGCTTTCACTTCAGCATTCTCTATGATTGAAATTATAGTATCAGCAGTTACGAAAAATGATGCAAGTAAACGGAAGAAAAGTACATGGATAATTGGGATGCTGATTTTTATTGTTGGTGTTCCATCCTGTCTATCTTATGGTGTACTTGCAGATGTCCATCTTTTTAATAAGACTATTTTTGATTTGATGGATTACACGGTTAGTAATATTTTAATGCCATTAGGTGCCTTATTAATCGCGATTTTTGTATCGCGAAAAATTCCAAGAGAAGATTTATTTGCGGAATTAAAGCAAGGATCGAATGTAAGATACACATTCTTTTCCATTTGTTATTTTCTGTTGAAGTACATCGTTCCCATTGCGATTATTGTCGTTTTCTTAGATGCGGCAGGATTATCAGATTGGATTATAGCTTTGTTTAAATAA